Part of the Actinomycetota bacterium genome, ATGTTGCGGTGGTTCGTGCGCCGGTAGGTGAGCCGGTGGATCAGCCACGGGTAGCCGTGGTAGGCGAAGATGACCGGCTTGTCGGTGGTGAACAGCTCGTCGAATGCCTTGTCCGAGAGGCCGTGAGGATGCTCCTCGGCAGGCTGGAGCGTCATGAGGTCGACAACGTTGACGACCCGGATCTTGAGGTCCGGTGCCTCGCGCCGCAGCAGGTCGACCGCCGCAAGCGTCTCGAGTGTGGGGACGTCGCCCGCGCATGCCATGACGACGTCTGGCTCCTCGCCACAATCGGTGCTCGCCCACTCGAACATCCCGATGCCGGCGGTGCAGTGCTTCACGGCCGCATCCATGTCGAGGAACTGCAGCGCAGGTTGCTTGCCCGCGACGATGACGTTGATGTAGTCGGTGCTGCGCAAACAGTGGTCCGCGACGGAAAGCAGAGTGTTGGCATCCGGCGGCAGGTAGACGCGGATCACGTCGCCGCGCTTGTTGACGACGTTGTCGATGAAGCCGGGGTCCTGGTGCGAGAAGCCGTTGTGGTCCTGGCGCCACACATGTGACGACAGCAGATACGTGGCCGAGGAGATCGGTGCCCGCCACGGCACCTCGTTCTTGCTCACGTCGAGCCACTTCGCGTGCTGGTTGAACATCGAGTCGATGATGTGCACGAACGCCTCGTAGGTGTTGAACAGGCCGTGCCGCCCCGTGAGCACGTAGCCTTCGAGCCAGCCGAGGCAGGTGTGCTCCGAGAGCATCTCCATGACCCGGCCGTCGGGCGCGAGCTCTCCTCCGTCGTCGTCGACGGGTAGCCGCCCGGCAAGCCACGTCTTCTTGCTGACCTCGAAGATCGCGCCCAGGCGGTTCGATGCGGTCTCGTCGGGGCCGAACACCCGGAAGCGGTCCATGTTGGCCGCCATCACGTCGCGCAGCATCTCGCCAAGGACGCGGGTCGCCTCGGCAGTCACGCGCCCCGGCTCGGGCACGGCCACAGCGTAGTCGGTGAAGTCGGGCATCTTGAGTTCGCGTCGGAGCAGACCGCCGTTGGCGTGCGGGTTGTCGCCGAGGCGCTTCGTTCCGCGTGGGGCGAGTGCGGCGATCTCGGCTCGGGGGGCACCGCTCTCGTCGAAGAGCTCCTCGGGCCGGTAGCTGCGCAGCCAGCCGTCGAGGATGCGAAGGTGCTCCGGGTTCTCGCGCACCTTGTCGATGGGCACCTGGTGAGCCCGCCACGTCCCCTCGACCTGGTGGCCCTCGACGACGTCGGGCCCGGTCCAGCCCTTCGGGGTGCGTAGAACGATCATCGGCCAGCGCGGGAGCGCGCATGCGCCCCTTGTCCGGCACTCCGCCTGGATTCCGCGGATCTCTCCCACTATCTGGTCAAGCGTCGCGGCCATCAGCTGGTGCATCGCGGCCGGATCGTCGCCTTCCACGAAGTACGGCTTCCAGCCGTATCCTATGAGCAACGCCTCGAGGTCGTCACGCGGGATGCGCGCGAGCACGGTCGGGTTGGCGATCTTGTAGCCGTTGAGATGCAGGATCGGCAGGACCGCGCCGTCGGTCACCGGGTTCAGGAACTTGTTCGAGTGCCAGGCCGTCGCAAGCGGGCCCGTCTCCGCCTCGCCGTCGCCGACCACGCACGTCACGATGAGATCGGGGTTGTCGAACGCCGCCCCGAACGCATGGGACAGCGAGTACCCGAGCTCTCCACCCTCGTGGATCGACCCGGGAATCTGGGCAGCAACATGGCTCGGGATCCCGCCGGGAAACGAGAACTGCCGAAACAGCCGCTGCATCCCGTCGGCGTCCTGCGACACCGCCGAGTAGCGCTCGCTGAACGTGCCCTCGAGCCAGGTGTTGGCCACGATCGCCGGCCCACCGTGCCCCGGCCCGGTCACGAGGATCATGTCCAGATCGCTCGCCTTGATGACACGGTTGAGGTGCGCGTACACGAAGTTCAGCCCCGGCGTTGTCCCCCAATGGCCAAGGAGCCGCGGCTTCACGTCCTCGGCAGTGAGCGGGCGGGCCAACAGTGGGTTGTCGAGCAGGTAGATCTGGCCGACTGCGAGGTAGTTCGCCGCGCGCCAGTACGCGTCGATGAGGGCAAGTTCGTCGGGCGAGAGCGGCTCGGCGCCGGTCGCGCTGACGGCAGGCTGGGTCGGGTCGATCATGCAGAATCACTCCTCGGTTGGGGCTGTCGATCCGGGAACGCGCACGCGAACGTCTCGCGCGCGATCTCAAGCTCTTCGTCGGTCGGGATCACGAGCACGGTCACCTCGGCGCCGGGCGGGCTGATCGTCGCGACACCGCTGCCAGTCGCGACCTGGTTTGCGTCCCCGGCGATCTCGATTCCGAGACGCGTGAGGCCCGTGCAGATCCGCGCGCGCACCTCAGGGTCGTTCTCGCCGATACCCGCCGTGAACACCACTGCGTCAACGCGCCCGAGCACGGCGTAGTAGGCGCCAATGTACTTCTTCGCGCGGTAGCAGAACATCTCCACCGCAAGCTGCGCGTCCGCGTCGCCGTCCTCGGCCAGGCGGTGGACCTCCCGCATGTCGCTCGCGCCGCACAGTCCCGCGAGTCCGCTCTCGAAGTTCAGGAGGTGATGCACTTCCTCGCGCGACCGGCCGGTGATCTCGCCAAGGAGCATCGGCACCGCCGGGTCGATGTCTCCGCACCGCGTCCCCATCACGAGTCCCTCAAGCGGGGTCATCCCCATCGACGTGTCGATGCTGCGCCCGCCTTCGATCGCCGCCACACTCGCCCCGTTGCCGAGATGCAGCGTGATGAGGTTCAGCTCGTCGAGCGGGCGGCCCAGAATGGCGGCGGCGCGACCCGCGACGAATGCGTGTGACGTACCGTGGAAACCGTAGCGACGGATGCCGTGCTCGCGCGCAAGCGCGCGTGGGAGTGCGTACTCTCGCGCATGCCGCGGCATCGTCCGGTAGAAGGTGGTGTCGAAGACGGCCACATGGGACACGCCGGGAAGCCAAACCCGCGCTGCCTCGATACCCGCGATGTTGGCTTTCGTGTGCAGCGGAGCCAGCAGCTCCTGTTCGCGAATGCCCCCGAGCACGCCGTCGTCGATCGTCACGGGACCGGTGAACCGGTCGCCTCCATGCACGACCCGGTGCCCCACAGCGACGATCTCGCCCACGTCCGCCGGCGGTTCCGCGCTCTCGAGCATGCCGAGGACCGCGCGAAACGCCTCGAGGTGATCTCGTGCGAGAGAGCCGTCCTGGCCGATTCTCTCGACCTCACCGCGGAGCAGGGAACGTGCAGGCTCGATCTCGAACAGCTCGAACTTCACCGAGCTCGAGCCGGAGTTGATGACGAGTACCTGCAACGCGTGCCCCCTTCGAGCGAACGTACGTAGACGACGGACCAGCAGCCGACCGCGCGCCAGAGGCCGCTTCAGTCGCTTCTATTGATGGTACCCAAGGACACGCGCCTTCGAGATGCGTTCAGGCTACCCGGGAACTCGACCGCATCGTCGCCGAGGAGAACCAGGCCCGCGATCGGCTCAGCTCACGCGTGCAGGCGATGTACCGCTCCGCCGACGTCGGCTTCATCCCAGCACTTCTGGATGCCTCGACGATTCAGGATTTCGTGGCGCGCTGGGACCTGTTGGCGCGGATTGCCAGGCAGGATGCCGAGACCCTGAGAGAGCTGAAAACCGCGCACATCGAAGCGCAGCGGTCTGCGGAGCAGCTGATCGACCTTCAGGCCGAGGAAGCACGCGCGCTCGATGCGATGGCCGACGAGGTCGCCCGCGCAAAGGAGGAACTCGCCGCAAGCGAGGCCGCGCTGCAAGAGTACGCGGCCAGGACGGCCGCGAGCGCCAAGCCTGCCATCCCACCGGTTGAAAGCGACCCGACGCAGCAACTCAGTGGTTCCGGTGCCTGGCAGATCGCGGTTGCATCGCACTACGGACGCGACTTCACCGGACGCGGGGCAAACGGCGATGCGATCGGCCCGTACTCGATGATCGTCGCGCACAGGACGCTGCCGTTCGGCACGCTCATCGAGTTCGAGTACAACGGGAAGCGGGCGGTCGCCCGTGTCGCCGACCGTGGTCCGCACACGGAGGGTCGCACGTTCGATCTTGGCCCAGGCGTGGTCCGGGTGCTCGACTTCAGCGGTGTGCGCGAGGTCCGGCATCGCATCATCACACGGTAGACGAGCAGATTGACTGTCCGGCTCTGGTTCCGGTCTCGTTCACGGCTTCGTCAGCCGGTACCGGCCGGTCTTCTTGGTTCCGACCTTCTCGATAAGTCCGGCCTCCATGAGCGGGTTGATGAGATCCATGGCCCCCTGCCGCGAGACGCCCAGCGCTTCCCAGATCTCCGACGGGGACATGCTTCCCTGCGCGGTCAGAAGGTTCAACAGGCGCTCCTGCTTCGGGCGAAGGACGAGTCGCCGCGTTCCATCAGGGGCGATGGTCTGGATTCTGGTCCAGACACGCTCCAGCGTCAGCCGGAGGCCCTCGGCACAGTATTCGAGCCAGCCGGTTAGGTCCTCGCCATCACCCCGCACGTGGTCAAGGGCGGCATAGTACGCAAGACGATCCTCCCAGTAGTACTCGTCGACCGAGAAGATGTGATGGGTGTCGAATCCTCGGCGGTACAGCTCCCACAGCGCCAGCGCCCTGCCGGCCCTGCCATTGCCATCGGCGAAGGGATGGATCGCCTCGAAGCGATAGTGGATGACTGCCGAGGAAATGACGGGCGACAGCGCGGTCGAGGGCCCGTTCCACCACTCCAGCAGCTCGGACATGAGTCCCCCGACGTCATCCGGTGCGGGCGGTACGTGCCGGCCCACGCGGACGCGAATGACCCGGTAGCTGCCAGCCTCGCCCTGATCCATCACGCCGTTGGCTAGAATCCGGTGCAGCCCAAAGAGATCTTCGTGAGTGATGCGCTTGTCGGCGCTGTGTCGCTCGACGTAACCGAGGCCGGCGAAGTAGTTAATCACCTCTCGCTGTGAGCGAGGGACTGTGGCGAGGACGTCCGTCCCGTCCGCCAGCGCGCGAACCTCTGCCAGCGTCAGGGGGTTGCCCTCGATCGCTGTCGAGGCATGGGCGTTGCGCGTCCGGGTGTCCTTGCGCAGTGCCGGAATCCATGCAAGTTCGACCGACGCGTCCTCGATGCGTTGTCGCAGTCGAGCGATCTCCTCGACGACGGCCAAGAGACTCGGTGTGATGCTGAACTGCGGTTCGTACGACATGGGATAAGTCAAGCATCTGTCAAGTTATTAGTCAACCGAAATTCCCGGCCCTGGAAGCATACTCATGTCAAACGCGAACATGTACGCCCACAATCCCCCCGCGACATGCGGCCCCGACCACCTTCTCGATGACCCGGAGCTGTTCGGTGTCTCGCTGGCGGAGGGGGAGGGATTCGAACCCTCGGGACGGGGGGTAACCCGCCTAGCGGTTTTCGAGACCGCCGGGTTCAGGTGCCGGTTGCCGCAACGGTTCAGGCGATGGCGTTGCGACTTGCCAGATGAGACCGGTAGCGGGGATGTCCCGTTGTGCATCGCGAGGGACGCATCGCCGGAGAAACGCGAGGCGCAGGCCGTCTCGCCAAAGAGAGAATGCGGCACGTATGCCGCGCAGGACGTGCGGACTCGTCACGCCAAGCCCTCCCGCGCCGACAACAGCCCGCTTGATCGCTGTGCCTTCATGAACGCAGCGAACTCCTCCACGGTGAGCGGAGGACGGTATAGGAACCCCTGCGCTTGGTCGCATCCGCGTTCCCGGAGCCACGCGAGCTGTCCCTCCGTCTCGACTCCCTCCGCGACGACCTCAAGGTGGAGATCGTGCGCCAAGTCGATCATCGAGGAGACGAGCCTCCTGTCATCCTCGGAGCCGTCGAGGTCCATGATGAACGCCCGATCGATCTTCATGGTCCGTACCGGGAACTGCTTGAGATAGGCCAGCGAGGAGTGGCCCGTCCCGAAATCATCGATCGCGACCGAGGCGCCGATGGCGTTGATCCCCGTGAGTATCGCGATGGCCTCCTCGGGGTCTTCGACGGCCATGGTCTCGGTGATCTCCAGCTGCAAGTCATGCGGCTCGAGTCCTGATCGATCGAGTGCGTTGCGGATGATTCGCAGGAACTCGCTGCCGCGGAACTGCCGTGCGGATGTGTTGACAGCCATCCTGAGGCCCTTGAAACCCACTTCTTGCCATGCCATGGCTTGCGCGCACGCCTCCCGGATGACCCATTCGCCAACGGTCTCGATGAGGCCGGACTCCTCCAGCAGACAGATGAAGCTCACCGGTGCCACCAGCCCCCGTTCCGGATGGTTCCACCTGATCAGCGCTTCGGCACCGATCATCTCCCCCGTGTCGACACGCATCTGGGGCTGGTAGTGCAGCACGAACTGCTCGTGCTCGACGGCTGCGGCCAGGTCATCCCGCAAGGACAACTTCTCCATCATGCCGTCCCTCATACCGGAGACGTAGAAGCTCAGATCGTTCCCTCCGGACTGCCGGGCCTTGCGTGCTGCGGCATCCGCTCTCCGCAGCAGCCCTTCGATGTCCTCCGCGTCCTTGGGAAACAAAGCAATCCCGACGCTCGCCGTCGACCGGATCTCCTTGCCGTAGATCCGGTAGGGCCGCCCCAGTGCCTTCAGCGCCTTGCGTGCCGCGACCTCCGCCGTTGCCGTGTCGGAGACCGGCAGCAGCACGCCGAACTCGTCGCCTGGGAATCGCACGATTGCGTCTTCCCTCCGAAACACGCCCGCGATACGGTGCGCAACCTCACAGAGCAGTTGATCCGCGACACTGTGCCCGTACCTGTCGTTCACTCCCCTCAGGTCGTCTACATCGAAGAGGAGGAGGGCCAGCGGCCTGCCGCTCTGCCGCGCACTGGCGATCACCATCTCGGCACGGTCCTCGAAGAGGATGCGATTCGGTAGCCCCGTGAGCGCATCATAGCAGGCCATGCGCTCGACAGCCGCCTCGGCTTCCTTGCGCTCGGTGATGTCGATCCCGAAGGACAGCGTGCCCGTGATGCGGCCATCTTCGTCGCGCTGGATCGCGTTGTGCCACACCACCGACCGTCTGTCACCCGCAGTCGTGATGATGGGGCTCTCGAAGCATGCTACCGGCTCCGCCTCGCCCTGCATGAACTTGGAGAACAACTGCTGCCCCTCATATCGGCGCTCTGGAGGCAGGAACTGGCCGTACCAGTCCTCGCCGAGCAGGGCGTCTTTCTCGTCGCCCAGTATCCGCGCCCCCGCGCGGTTGATGAGCGCAATCCTGCCCTCGGTGTCGAGACCGACGACGATCGCCTCGGTGAAATCAAGGTACTCCTGGATCCGGCCCCGTTCGATCCTCAGGCGCTCGGCGGTCTGATTCATCGAACGGAAGATGGAGCGGATCCCTCCAATGCCCAGCAGCATGAACGCGGACACGAAGAGCGCGGTCACGCCCTCGTGCAGCAGCGACACGGAGGGCCACATCAGTACGACATAGAGGCGTCGCCAGACCTGGAGCATCAACCCGCAGGTCAGAAGAATCCATGCGACATGCCTCCCGCTCAGCCGGATCGACAGGAGAGCGAAGCCCGCCGCCGCGAGTTGCATGAGCACGCCTATCGCGAAGATCGCCACTGCGAGGCCGTCAGCGCTCACACTTGCCGCACCACCCCTACGGTCCCGACCACGTACAGGCCGCATGCGTCCCGCGAAGACCTGCCGCAGAATCCGACGTTACTACCCCCCAGTTACCGCAGCGCTCGCAAGCAGACGTCGTGGAGCTGTCGCCACTACTGTACTTTTCCACTTCTTCGGAAAGCCAAGCGTCCTGCGGGAGGCGTGATGCCGAAGGACAACAGATGGCCCATGCGGAACGGTCCCGAGAGGGTACGAACCCCACGGAGGGACTGATGCGCACCATCGACACAGAGCGTGTCCCCATCTTCGTGTGGGGCGAGGCAATCGACGAGGCGACGCTGGCGCAGACGCGCAACCTCGCGAACCTGCCATTCGCGTTTCACCACGTCGCGCTCTTGCCGGACGCGCACGTCGGCTATGGAATGCCGATTGGCGGTGTCTTGGCGGCGCGGGGCCAGGTGATTCCCCACGCCGTCGGACTGGACATCGGCTGCGGCGTGTGCGCCTGGAAGACCAACATCCCTGCCAAGGACCTGCTTCCCGTCCGCGACGCCATTCTCCGCGAGGTCCAGCGCGCGGTCCCCCAGGGCTTCAACTGGCACCGGTCGAGCCAGGCGGGGCGCACCGGGCTGTTCGGTGACGTTCCAGACGTGCCCGCGCTGCAGGCGGAGTCCGCCAAGGCGGAGCGGCAGCTCGGGTCGCTCGGCGGGGGCAACCACTTCATC contains:
- a CDS encoding transposase, which encodes MPHSLFGETACASRFSGDASLAMHNGTSPLPVSSGKSQRHRLNRCGNRHLNPAVSKTARRVTPRPEGSNPSPSASETPNSSGSSRRWSGPHVAGGLWAYMFAFDMSMLPGPGISVD
- a CDS encoding acetate kinase; its protein translation is MQVLVINSGSSSVKFELFEIEPARSLLRGEVERIGQDGSLARDHLEAFRAVLGMLESAEPPADVGEIVAVGHRVVHGGDRFTGPVTIDDGVLGGIREQELLAPLHTKANIAGIEAARVWLPGVSHVAVFDTTFYRTMPRHAREYALPRALAREHGIRRYGFHGTSHAFVAGRAAAILGRPLDELNLITLHLGNGASVAAIEGGRSIDTSMGMTPLEGLVMGTRCGDIDPAVPMLLGEITGRSREEVHHLLNFESGLAGLCGASDMREVHRLAEDGDADAQLAVEMFCYRAKKYIGAYYAVLGRVDAVVFTAGIGENDPEVRARICTGLTRLGIEIAGDANQVATGSGVATISPPGAEVTVLVIPTDEELEIARETFACAFPDRQPQPRSDSA
- a CDS encoding RlpA-like double-psi beta-barrel domain-containing protein, coding for MYRSADVGFIPALLDASTIQDFVARWDLLARIARQDAETLRELKTAHIEAQRSAEQLIDLQAEEARALDAMADEVARAKEELAASEAALQEYAARTAASAKPAIPPVESDPTQQLSGSGAWQIAVASHYGRDFTGRGANGDAIGPYSMIVAHRTLPFGTLIEFEYNGKRAVARVADRGPHTEGRTFDLGPGVVRVLDFSGVREVRHRIITR
- a CDS encoding EAL domain-containing protein, whose protein sequence is MSADGLAVAIFAIGVLMQLAAAGFALLSIRLSGRHVAWILLTCGLMLQVWRRLYVVLMWPSVSLLHEGVTALFVSAFMLLGIGGIRSIFRSMNQTAERLRIERGRIQEYLDFTEAIVVGLDTEGRIALINRAGARILGDEKDALLGEDWYGQFLPPERRYEGQQLFSKFMQGEAEPVACFESPIITTAGDRRSVVWHNAIQRDEDGRITGTLSFGIDITERKEAEAAVERMACYDALTGLPNRILFEDRAEMVIASARQSGRPLALLLFDVDDLRGVNDRYGHSVADQLLCEVAHRIAGVFRREDAIVRFPGDEFGVLLPVSDTATAEVAARKALKALGRPYRIYGKEIRSTASVGIALFPKDAEDIEGLLRRADAAARKARQSGGNDLSFYVSGMRDGMMEKLSLRDDLAAAVEHEQFVLHYQPQMRVDTGEMIGAEALIRWNHPERGLVAPVSFICLLEESGLIETVGEWVIREACAQAMAWQEVGFKGLRMAVNTSARQFRGSEFLRIIRNALDRSGLEPHDLQLEITETMAVEDPEEAIAILTGINAIGASVAIDDFGTGHSSLAYLKQFPVRTMKIDRAFIMDLDGSEDDRRLVSSMIDLAHDLHLEVVAEGVETEGQLAWLRERGCDQAQGFLYRPPLTVEEFAAFMKAQRSSGLLSAREGLA
- a CDS encoding phosphoketolase family protein; translated protein: MIDPTQPAVSATGAEPLSPDELALIDAYWRAANYLAVGQIYLLDNPLLARPLTAEDVKPRLLGHWGTTPGLNFVYAHLNRVIKASDLDMILVTGPGHGGPAIVANTWLEGTFSERYSAVSQDADGMQRLFRQFSFPGGIPSHVAAQIPGSIHEGGELGYSLSHAFGAAFDNPDLIVTCVVGDGEAETGPLATAWHSNKFLNPVTDGAVLPILHLNGYKIANPTVLARIPRDDLEALLIGYGWKPYFVEGDDPAAMHQLMAATLDQIVGEIRGIQAECRTRGACALPRWPMIVLRTPKGWTGPDVVEGHQVEGTWRAHQVPIDKVRENPEHLRILDGWLRSYRPEELFDESGAPRAEIAALAPRGTKRLGDNPHANGGLLRRELKMPDFTDYAVAVPEPGRVTAEATRVLGEMLRDVMAANMDRFRVFGPDETASNRLGAIFEVSKKTWLAGRLPVDDDGGELAPDGRVMEMLSEHTCLGWLEGYVLTGRHGLFNTYEAFVHIIDSMFNQHAKWLDVSKNEVPWRAPISSATYLLSSHVWRQDHNGFSHQDPGFIDNVVNKRGDVIRVYLPPDANTLLSVADHCLRSTDYINVIVAGKQPALQFLDMDAAVKHCTAGIGMFEWASTDCGEEPDVVMACAGDVPTLETLAAVDLLRREAPDLKIRVVNVVDLMTLQPAEEHPHGLSDKAFDELFTTDKPVIFAYHGYPWLIHRLTYRRTNHRNIHVRGYKEEGTTTTPFDMVVRNDLDRFHLFGDAVERIEKLEHKRAYVSQFVRDTLVDHREYIERYGEDMPLVRDWTWEW
- a CDS encoding Fic family protein, coding for MSYEPQFSITPSLLAVVEEIARLRQRIEDASVELAWIPALRKDTRTRNAHASTAIEGNPLTLAEVRALADGTDVLATVPRSQREVINYFAGLGYVERHSADKRITHEDLFGLHRILANGVMDQGEAGSYRVIRVRVGRHVPPAPDDVGGLMSELLEWWNGPSTALSPVISSAVIHYRFEAIHPFADGNGRAGRALALWELYRRGFDTHHIFSVDEYYWEDRLAYYAALDHVRGDGEDLTGWLEYCAEGLRLTLERVWTRIQTIAPDGTRRLVLRPKQERLLNLLTAQGSMSPSEIWEALGVSRQGAMDLINPLMEAGLIEKVGTKKTGRYRLTKP